The following proteins are encoded in a genomic region of Mycolicibacterium confluentis:
- the rplV gene encoding 50S ribosomal protein L22 yields MTTTTEYPSATAKAKFVRVSASKARRVIDLVRGKSVAEALDILRWAPQAASEPVAKVIASAAANAQNNDGLDPTTLVVATVYADEGPTAKRIRPRAQGRAYRIRKRTSHITVIVESRPDRKAGASASSTRSRRAQASKAATAKKAPAKADTKTKASAEAKEGSE; encoded by the coding sequence ATGACTACCACGACTGAATACCCGTCCGCCACGGCCAAGGCGAAGTTCGTGCGCGTGTCCGCGAGCAAGGCTCGCCGCGTCATCGACCTGGTCCGCGGCAAGTCGGTCGCCGAGGCGCTCGACATCCTCCGGTGGGCGCCGCAGGCGGCCAGCGAGCCGGTGGCCAAGGTCATCGCCAGTGCGGCGGCCAACGCGCAGAACAACGACGGCCTGGACCCGACGACCCTCGTGGTCGCCACGGTCTACGCCGACGAGGGCCCGACCGCCAAGCGCATCCGTCCGCGCGCCCAGGGGCGTGCGTACCGGATCCGCAAGCGCACGAGCCACATCACCGTGATCGTCGAGAGCCGTCCGGACCGCAAGGCCGGCGCCTCGGCCAGCAGCACGCGTTCGCGTCGGGCGCAGGCCAGCAAGGCCGCGACCGCCAAGAAGGCTCCCGCCAAGGCTGACACCAAGACCAAGGCTTCTGCAGAAGCGAAGGAGGGCTCGGAGTAG
- the rpsS gene encoding 30S ribosomal protein S19 produces the protein MPRSLKKGPFVDDHLLKKVDVQNEKNTKQVIKTWSRRSTIIPDFIGHTFAVHDGRKHVPVFVTEAMVGHKLGEFAPTRTFKGHIKDDRKSKRR, from the coding sequence ATGCCACGCAGCCTCAAGAAGGGCCCGTTCGTCGACGACCATCTGCTCAAGAAGGTCGACGTCCAGAACGAGAAGAACACCAAGCAGGTCATCAAGACCTGGTCCCGTCGGTCGACCATCATCCCCGACTTCATCGGTCACACCTTCGCCGTCCACGACGGTCGCAAGCATGTCCCGGTGTTCGTCACCGAGGCGATGGTGGGACACAAGCTGGGCGAGTTCGCCCCGACGCGGACTTTCAAGGGTCACATCAAGGACGACCGGAAGAGTAAGCGCCGCTGA